A genomic stretch from Desulfosoma sp. includes:
- a CDS encoding TRC40/GET3/ArsA family transport-energizing ATPase gives MAFLHPPLGSSKDFCMVFRACRNLFKFKKYGPFRALSRWPTASLSTEFFALFNSTPFMQVRSCGLETVGTSDLILKTMNLVYTAKTHFKDRNKAMRLLLFAGKGGVGKTSVAAATGVLLAERGLKTLVMSLDPAHSLSDAFDLDRRLMDVNRGQPVEISDQLWIQELDVHEEIQKHWGEVHQYLSLLLNISGLDQVLAEELAVLPGMEEVSALLYVNRYVRDQTYDVLILDCAPTAESIRFVSVPKALEWYMEKIFRMERNLFRVARPVVRRFSDVPLPEDAYFASIERLFQRLRGVDAILTDTQTTSVRLVTNLEKMVIRETQRSFMFFSLHQLGIDAIIINRLLNENSSDPFLQALYQQQQSYLKLVTTAFHPIPLLTAPYYEQETLGYERLKALGEALYGETPPQEILYHHQPVSFLAENGCHMVRIHFPFVSREEISLSKIGDELIIRMGAFKRNLILPRAFARLQPEKARLENETLTVTFGGGHEPA, from the coding sequence ATGGCGTTTCTACACCCACCCTTGGGTTCAAGCAAAGATTTTTGTATGGTGTTCCGAGCGTGTCGGAATCTTTTCAAATTCAAAAAATATGGCCCTTTCAGAGCGCTTTCAAGATGGCCGACCGCATCCCTGTCGACAGAGTTTTTTGCTCTTTTTAACTCAACGCCCTTCATGCAGGTCCGCTCCTGTGGACTTGAAACCGTGGGCACCTCGGATTTAATCTTAAAAACGATGAATCTTGTTTATACAGCGAAAACACACTTCAAAGATCGGAACAAAGCCATGCGTCTTCTCCTTTTTGCAGGAAAAGGGGGGGTGGGCAAAACCAGCGTGGCCGCTGCCACAGGCGTTCTTTTGGCGGAACGCGGCCTTAAGACCCTGGTGATGTCCTTGGATCCCGCCCACAGCCTCAGCGACGCTTTTGATCTGGATCGACGTCTCATGGACGTTAACCGCGGTCAACCTGTGGAGATATCCGACCAGTTGTGGATTCAAGAGCTGGACGTCCATGAAGAGATTCAAAAACACTGGGGAGAAGTTCATCAGTATCTAAGTCTTCTGCTTAACATTTCGGGGTTGGACCAGGTGCTCGCGGAAGAATTGGCGGTTCTTCCCGGTATGGAGGAAGTCAGCGCCCTTCTTTACGTCAACCGCTATGTGAGAGATCAAACCTACGATGTTTTGATCCTGGATTGCGCCCCGACGGCCGAATCCATTCGCTTTGTGAGTGTCCCCAAGGCATTGGAATGGTACATGGAAAAGATTTTTCGAATGGAACGGAACCTTTTTCGAGTGGCGCGTCCCGTGGTTCGCCGTTTCTCCGATGTACCTTTACCCGAAGACGCCTACTTTGCCTCCATCGAAAGACTCTTTCAGCGGTTACGCGGCGTGGACGCCATTCTCACCGACACTCAAACCACCTCGGTGCGTCTCGTCACCAACCTGGAAAAAATGGTCATTCGAGAAACCCAAAGAAGCTTCATGTTCTTTTCTCTGCACCAATTGGGCATCGATGCCATCATTATCAATCGACTTCTGAACGAAAACTCGAGCGATCCTTTTCTTCAAGCCCTCTATCAACAGCAACAGTCTTATCTGAAACTGGTCACCACAGCTTTTCATCCGATCCCTTTGCTGACGGCACCTTACTACGAACAGGAAACATTGGGTTACGAACGTCTGAAAGCACTGGGTGAGGCTCTTTACGGTGAGACACCACCGCAGGAGATTCTCTATCACCATCAGCCGGTTAGCTTTCTTGCCGAGAATGGATGCCACATGGTTCGTATTCATTTTCCCTTTGTCAGCCGTGAAGAGATTTCTTTAAGCAAGATCGGGGATGAACTCATTATTCGTATGGGGGCGTTCAAACGAAACCTGATCCTGCCGCGAGCTTTTGCGCGGCTTCAACCGGAAAAGGCGAGACTGGAAAATGAAACCCTGACGGTCACCTTTGGAGGCGGTCATGAGCCGGCATGA
- a CDS encoding glycosyltransferase family 2 protein yields MDLSIVIPVYNEAENVLHLADELEESLKPSAILWECLWVDDGSTDGTWDKLLVVAGRSSGSFFHRLYALERNAGQSAALWTGFQRCQGQIIATLDGDGQNDPRDIPRLVSLLLEGGYDMVQGYRAVRRDSLKRRVASRIANTFRNLITGKSVRDVGCSTRVFRRECVPYLPPFKGLHRFLPTLIMYHGFRIAEAPVNHRPRRRGTTKYGIFDRLWVGLLDLFGVSWLRLRGFRCHVVRTFPEHKKP; encoded by the coding sequence ATGGATTTATCCATCGTCATTCCCGTCTACAATGAAGCGGAAAACGTGCTCCACTTGGCCGATGAATTGGAAGAGTCCCTGAAACCTTCAGCCATACTTTGGGAATGCCTTTGGGTTGACGACGGATCCACCGACGGCACCTGGGATAAGCTTCTGGTGGTTGCCGGACGTTCCTCGGGCTCTTTTTTTCATCGCTTGTATGCTCTGGAAAGAAATGCGGGTCAGTCGGCGGCCTTGTGGACGGGATTTCAAAGGTGTCAAGGGCAGATCATCGCGACCTTGGACGGAGACGGACAAAACGACCCACGAGACATTCCCCGCCTTGTCTCGCTTCTCCTTGAAGGCGGCTATGACATGGTTCAAGGGTATCGCGCCGTCAGAAGAGATTCTCTGAAGCGGCGCGTGGCTTCCCGTATCGCCAACACCTTTCGTAATCTCATTACGGGAAAATCCGTTCGAGACGTGGGCTGTTCCACACGCGTCTTTAGACGAGAATGTGTTCCGTATCTTCCGCCTTTTAAAGGGTTGCACCGATTTTTGCCCACACTGATCATGTATCATGGTTTTCGAATCGCGGAGGCTCCGGTGAACCACAGGCCGAGACGTCGAGGCACGACCAAATACGGCATTTTCGACCGGCTCTGGGTCGGCCTTTTGGATCTTTTCGGCGTAAGTTGGTTGCGTCTACGAGGCTTTCGCTGTCATGTCGTGAG